One part of the Nocardioides zeae genome encodes these proteins:
- the nucS gene encoding endonuclease NucS, whose amino-acid sequence MRLVVARCQVDYAGRLTAHLPMATRVIMVKADGSVLVHSDGGSYKPLNWMSPPCTLREGTTEDGAVEWTVTSKTDDTLRILIEEVLADTRHDLGVDPGLQKDGVEKHLQELLAEHPGTLSAGLTLVRREFPTAIGPVDLMCRDAAGAAVAVEIKRRGEIDGVEQLTRYLELLNRDPALRPVRGIFAAQEIKPQARVLATDRGITCAVVDYDALRGMDDAEDRLF is encoded by the coding sequence GTGAGACTCGTCGTAGCGCGCTGCCAGGTCGACTACGCGGGCCGCCTCACCGCCCACCTGCCGATGGCCACCCGCGTCATCATGGTGAAGGCGGACGGCTCGGTCCTCGTGCACTCCGACGGAGGCTCCTACAAGCCGCTCAACTGGATGAGCCCGCCCTGCACGCTGCGGGAGGGCACCACCGAGGACGGCGCCGTCGAGTGGACGGTCACGAGCAAGACCGACGACACGCTGCGCATCCTCATCGAGGAGGTGCTCGCCGACACCCGCCACGACCTCGGCGTCGACCCCGGCCTCCAGAAGGACGGCGTCGAGAAGCACCTCCAGGAGCTCCTCGCCGAGCACCCCGGCACGCTCTCCGCCGGGCTCACCCTCGTGCGACGCGAGTTCCCCACCGCCATCGGGCCGGTGGACCTCATGTGCCGCGACGCCGCCGGTGCCGCGGTCGCCGTCGAGATCAAGCGGCGCGGCGAGATCGACGGCGTCGAGCAGCTGACGCGCTACCTGGAGCTGCTCAACCGGGACCCCGCCCTGCGACCCGTGCGCGGCATCTTCGCCGCCCAGGAGATCAAGCCGCAGGCCCGCGTGCTCGCCACCGACCGTGGCATCACCTGCGCCGTCGTGGACTACGACGCGCTGCGGGGCATGGATGACGCC